A single candidate division KSB1 bacterium DNA region contains:
- a CDS encoding FtsW/RodA/SpoVE family cell cycle protein, protein YSASSHTAGFQRDDPHFYVKSHLFRVLLGVLAMVGVFQLSWRHLVRAPWTLLWLSIGLLVLVLVMGVRVHGARRWLRLGVMGFEPSEFARFAMVVFVASKLAAWSHLRDWEQGTVELAKAFGATLVLAGLIVLQPDIDTAGLMIVVFLLMLTFAGVERGLVLMSWTTAISCAAVLMVVFGHFQSRVVDWLVFRFGWGEARSDAHTQVSASLAGLASGGLVRFNPGQGDLKYSFLPMAFSDFVFAIVGEEFGLVGALAVVGLFGVVVWRGMEIAIHAPSQEARLVAAGLTTTIGLYAVLNMLVVTGMAPTSGLPLPFVSYGGTAMVMNLAAVGALLAISREAVQGAEGYLTSAGYRERLRLRGWGVSRQTRSRRF, encoded by the coding sequence TTACTCGGCAAGTTCTCATACGGCGGGATTCCAGCGGGACGATCCGCATTTCTATGTCAAGAGTCATCTCTTTCGCGTCCTGCTGGGTGTATTAGCCATGGTGGGCGTGTTCCAGCTTTCCTGGAGGCACCTGGTGAGAGCCCCCTGGACGTTGCTATGGCTTAGCATCGGTCTCCTCGTGCTGGTGTTAGTGATGGGGGTGCGGGTGCATGGGGCCCGTCGTTGGTTGCGCCTTGGCGTGATGGGGTTCGAACCGTCAGAGTTCGCCCGGTTTGCCATGGTGGTGTTTGTGGCAAGCAAGTTAGCGGCGTGGTCACACCTCCGCGACTGGGAGCAAGGAACAGTAGAGCTCGCGAAGGCTTTCGGTGCGACCCTAGTGCTGGCAGGCCTGATCGTGCTGCAGCCAGACATCGACACCGCGGGCTTGATGATTGTTGTGTTTCTACTCATGCTCACCTTTGCCGGCGTAGAGCGGGGCCTGGTGCTGATGTCGTGGACGACTGCGATCTCCTGCGCGGCGGTGTTGATGGTGGTGTTTGGGCATTTCCAGAGCAGAGTAGTCGATTGGTTGGTGTTCCGATTTGGTTGGGGCGAAGCCAGATCGGACGCTCATACGCAGGTGAGTGCCTCACTGGCAGGCTTGGCGAGTGGTGGTCTGGTGAGGTTCAATCCGGGGCAAGGGGACCTCAAGTACAGTTTTCTTCCCATGGCGTTCAGCGATTTCGTGTTTGCCATCGTGGGTGAGGAGTTCGGGCTGGTCGGGGCCTTGGCAGTGGTCGGTCTCTTTGGGGTGGTGGTGTGGCGTGGGATGGAAATCGCTATTCATGCGCCCTCTCAAGAGGCGCGCTTGGTGGCGGCAGGACTGACCACTACCATCGGCTTGTACGCGGTGCTGAACATGCTGGTGGTGACAGGCATGGCCCCGACCAGCGGCTTACCTTTGCCTTTTGTGAGTTATGGTGGCACGGCCATGGTGATGAATCTGGCGGCCGTGGGGGCACTGCTCGCCATCTCGCGCGAGGCTGTGCAAGGGGCAGAAGGCTATTTAACCAGCGCTGGCTATCGGGAGCGCCTGCGGCTGCGAGGATGGGGCGTAAGTAGGCAGACGCGTTCGAGGCGGTTCTGA